The genomic region CGCCACGGGCTACCAGAGCGATCTCTCCTTCCTCGGACGGGGAATCGGCGACCTCGCGCCCTACCTGGTGATGCTGATCGTCCTGCTGATCAGGCCCGCCGGACTCTTCGGCACGAAGGAGCCGGCCCGTGTCTGAGACCACGCCCGAAGCCGCGCGCGACCTTGCGGCCACCCCGCCCACGCCCGGGACCGCGTCCACCCCGGCCCGTGCGTACCGGGAACGTCTCCGCAGCCCGCGCCCGTACCTCTGGCTCGCCGGATCGGTGCTGTTGCTGGTGTTCCCGTTCTACCTGGACCGCTTCTGGCTCCAGGCCGGGCTGTTCGCCATGGCCGCCGCCATCGGCGCGATCGGGATCAACCTGCTCACCGGCGCGACCGGACAACTCTCCATGGGACACGCCTTCTTCCTCGCCGTCGGCGCCTACGGATACAGCGTCCTGGCGGGGGAACCGGGCGACGAGAACGGTCACCACCTGACCGGACTCGGCCTGCCCACCTGGCTCGCGGCGATCCTCGCCGTGGCACTGGCCGGGCTGGCCGGCGGGATCTTCAGCCCGATCGCGGGCCGGCTGCGCGGCGCCTACCTCGGCATCGCCACCCTCGCGCTCATCTTCATCGGCCAGCACGTGCTGTTCAACGCGGGCTCGCTCACCGGCGGCTTCAACGGCCGCGCCGTGCCCCCGCTCTCCGTGTTCGGGTTCACCTTCGACGACTCCGAACTCGTCGTCGCCGCCGTGCCGTTCGAGTCCTCCGAGAAGCTCTGGTACCTGGCCCTCGCCGCCCTCCTGGTCAGCGGCCTGTTCGCCCGCGGCGTGCTGCGCGGCAGACCGGGCCGGGCACTCAACGCCATCCGGGACCACCGGATCGCCGCAGGGGTGATGGGCGTCCCGGTGGCCCGGTACCGCGCCGGGGTGTTCGTCCTCTCGTCCATGTACGCGGGCCTGGCGGGCGTCCTGCTCGCCCTGGTGTTCCAGCGGACCGTCCCCGAGTACTTCGGCATGGTCCTCTCGCTCGAATACCTCGCCATGATCGTCATCGGCGGTCTCGGCACCGTCGCGGGCGCCGTGGTCGGCGCCGCCTTCGTCTCCCTGCTCCCGCAGGTGCTCACCCACTACAGCGAGTCCCTCCCACTGGTCTCCGCCCCCGGTACGGGCGGAATCGCACCCGGTGAGGCGTCCCGCTATCTCTACGGCGCCGCGGTCGTCGCGGTGGTCCTGTTCATGCCCGGTGGCCTTACACGTCCGAAGAAAACAGGGGAGAAGAAATGAGAAAGCGTGTTCTTGGAGCCGTCGTCGCGGCTCTCGCCCTCACCCTCGCGGGGTGCAGCGGAAAAGCCACCGAAGGGAAGGACACCGAGACGGACAAGGGCGGAATCAAAACCGGCCAGGGGGTCACCGAATCGACCATCACCCTCGGCTCGCTGACCGACATGACCGGGGTGTACGCCTCGCTCGGCAAGAGCGTCACCCAGGCCCAGCAGCTCTGGGTGAAGCAGACCAACGCCGCGGGCGGCATCTGCGACCGCAAGATCGAGCTGACCGTGCGCGACCACGGTTACGACCCGCAGAAGGCCATCGCCGCCTACACCGAACTCGAACCCGAGGTCCTGGGCTTCACCCAGTTCATCGGCTCCCCGTTCGTCGCCGCCGTCGAGCAGCGCATCGACGGCCAGGACCACGGGGTGGTGCTGCCACAGGCATGGTCGGCCAACCTGCTCGGCTCCCCGTACGTCCGGGTCATCGGCGCCACGTACGACGTCGAGACGATCAACCTGATCGACTACCTGCTCACGGAGAAGCGGATCGCCAAGGGCGACAAGATCGGCCAGGTGTACTTCGAGGGCGACTACGGCGAGAACGCGCTCGCCGGGGCGAAGTACGCGGCCCAGCAGGCGGGCCTCACCGTCGTCGAGCAGAAGATCAAGCCCACCGACAACGACATGACCGCGCAGGTCTCCGCGCTCAAGCAGGCCGGAGTCAAGGCGATCGTCGTCAGCGCCGGCCCCCGCCAGGCCGCCTCGCTCGTCGGAGTCGCCGCGGCGACCGGCTTCAAGGTGCCGGTCGTCGGCAACAACTCCGCCTTCGCCCCGCAGCTGCTCGCGACCCCGGCCGGCCCCGCCCTGCTGGCCGACTACTACGTCGCCGCCTCCACCCTGCCCATCGGCGACCCGGGCGCCGGACCGTCGAAGCTGGCCGGGGAGTACGCGGCCGCGTACCCGAAGGACGGCCTCGACAACGGCGTCGTCGCCGGGTGGACCGCCGCCTCCGTCTAC from Streptomyces sp. NBC_00102 harbors:
- a CDS encoding branched-chain amino acid ABC transporter permease, whose amino-acid sequence is MSETTPEAARDLAATPPTPGTASTPARAYRERLRSPRPYLWLAGSVLLLVFPFYLDRFWLQAGLFAMAAAIGAIGINLLTGATGQLSMGHAFFLAVGAYGYSVLAGEPGDENGHHLTGLGLPTWLAAILAVALAGLAGGIFSPIAGRLRGAYLGIATLALIFIGQHVLFNAGSLTGGFNGRAVPPLSVFGFTFDDSELVVAAVPFESSEKLWYLALAALLVSGLFARGVLRGRPGRALNAIRDHRIAAGVMGVPVARYRAGVFVLSSMYAGLAGVLLALVFQRTVPEYFGMVLSLEYLAMIVIGGLGTVAGAVVGAAFVSLLPQVLTHYSESLPLVSAPGTGGIAPGEASRYLYGAAVVAVVLFMPGGLTRPKKTGEKK
- a CDS encoding ABC transporter substrate-binding protein — protein: MRKRVLGAVVAALALTLAGCSGKATEGKDTETDKGGIKTGQGVTESTITLGSLTDMTGVYASLGKSVTQAQQLWVKQTNAAGGICDRKIELTVRDHGYDPQKAIAAYTELEPEVLGFTQFIGSPFVAAVEQRIDGQDHGVVLPQAWSANLLGSPYVRVIGATYDVETINLIDYLLTEKRIAKGDKIGQVYFEGDYGENALAGAKYAAQQAGLTVVEQKIKPTDNDMTAQVSALKQAGVKAIVVSAGPRQAASLVGVAAATGFKVPVVGNNSAFAPQLLATPAGPALLADYYVAASTLPIGDPGAGPSKLAGEYAAAYPKDGLDNGVVAGWTAASVYGEALKKACDAKDLTREGVDKALLTIKGYGGDFGMSHDFTDPKAPSTRQSVIMKPDAKAPGGLKVVRPAAVSPAAESYTVK